TTGTACTAATTTTGAGGAGCTGGAATTGTTCCCCGTGCATTCTGAGAAAACCGAGCGGACCCTAATTGGAAAAAAAAATACTTACATGTCATTGGAATAAACCTAAATCCCTTATTTGCCACCTAAAAACATGATTCTCATATATGTCATTGGTGTTAAATTGTAATCCCTTCCATACGTAGGCAATTGCTTGAGTATGCATATCAATATCCAGATTTCAGTACTGCTCCAACTAGTTATCCCAAAACACAGAGGAGGTCAACAGTGAGCAAATGAGTGGCTCGGTGAGGAAGGAGGTGGTAGAGATGGATCTCTGATCGGGGAATGGGTGGTGTCGGTTGCTTACGTTATGTTCatttggcttataaaccgtattttttcaaccaacgagcggtatttttctctcacaataaattaatcaatagtactttcagccatgacttatcagccaaacgaacagaacATAAAGTGTGTGGGCCATTTGCGACACATGGTTGTTGACAGCTACTGCTCGGTGCGCTGGCTGGTTGACCTCGTGCTACTACGTGCTCAGCCTCAGCTGCGCTCGTGCTACTACGTACTCGGGCTAAGAGTGTGGCAACGGTTGTGGAGGGTAAAGCGTGCTGGATACTCCTCACATGTACTTAGATCAGGCACCTCATAATGGctctgttcgtttctcttataatccgtcttttttagcttattttttagccggaacagtatttttctctcccaacaaatcaatcggaacaatgtttcggtttgttttttcagcgaaacgaacgaggCAATAAGACCCGGTATTCAACCCAGCCTTGCAGTATAAACACGAACTAGTACCGTCCAGTTGCAATGCAGAGCAAGAGAGAACAGAGATCTGACGATTTGTCAACTGGATTTGATTACCCGCAATGAATAAATAGTGTGCCATTTTATCATTTGGCACATCTAGATCTCACCTGGACGCTAGCAAAAGCGGCAGTGAACAAGCAGCACGTGTACTCTCCTATTCAGTTCACCTTGGCAGGCTCACTGGCAGATGGACTGCGGAGGAGCCGGTTCCGCTCAGCTGATGTGATCAGCAACGAACTCTCAATAGCACTGGACAGATCAAATTCATTGAATGCATATACAGAAACTAACAGGCAGCAGAAGATCAGGCACCGGAATACAACATCAGCTTACATTCCACTGCGAGAGGGAATACAACGTCAGCTTACATTCCACTGCGACTGAAGCCGAGATGTTAGCTTACATTCCACTGCGACTGAAGCCGAGATGTTTGGTTTCTTCTCATAAACTTTAGTCGTCGTCCTATCGATATTTGACAcatacataaagtattaaatataaactaattacaaactaattgcatagcttacgactaatttacgagacaaatcttttaaacctaattagtccatgatttgacaatataatGCTAcgataaacatgtgctaatgacagattaattagacttaataaattcatctcgtgaagTGCTGACAGATTCtgtcatttgtttttttattagtatccaaacactccATGCGATACCTTcacgtgacacctcctaaattttagtcaccggatccaaagACCCCTAGCTGTTGACCAACACCTTCagcgacaaaaaaaaaaaaagcagtgTCACTTGCTGCTGAACCCAGCCTTGCAGTATAAACACGAACAAGTACACCGCTAAATAGCTAATCCAGAAAAACTACAGCTGAAACTACAAGTTTCTCTGTTCAGATTCAGATCAGGTGACATCCATTCATTGTAAGCAGAGTACACAATGATCGGCTTGCTACAAAAGCACAAAAAATTACTCATGCTGCTTCTGTACAGGAAAATTCTAGCAACTGGCAATTACAGGATCTGTCGACTGTCGGTACCTGTCTACCATCCTCCACCGCCCTTCAGTCTCTCTCAGGTGCATCTCCTGCATCTTTCCTCGCGCTCAGGTTTCCAGCATATGTCCAGACCTTCTCTAGATCACCAGAAAAGAGCTTTTCGACCTTGATTTCTTGTGTTCCTAGATTGTTTTTGTTTAAAAGCGGCTGTACTCTTCCAGGGCTGCCTGTAACTGGGGTGGAGGAGCAGAAAGTGGGTGTTGCAAACGGAGAGGCATATGGCGTATTCTGAATAGAGAATGGGCTTGGAGAGATCCTCTTCTGAACTGGCACACCTGTGCCACGATTGAAGATCGAGACAGACTCGGCAGCAGCAGATTTCTTTGTAGCATCATCAACATAAATCACATCATCAATTCTTGCAATTATGTTGAATGCCAAGCTCTCCAGAACCCTTGAGTAACTTTCAAGTATGGACTGCCCAACATCCTGGAAAAATATGCAAGAAACAAAGTGAATATTATGATTTGTGTAATTGAAAGAAAGACTTTCAATTTTGATTTGGCCAGAATAAGTAGATGGTTACTTGTCTTTGCATGAGCTTTACCTTGTTATACTGGATCTTGTTCATGTCAAGGGAAGTTTGTGGCAGACCAGGATATCTCAATCTTAAGCTCTGCAATAGACCATCAGCTCTTTCAGACAAAGTGTTGCTCTTTTCCTTATCTCCAACAAGACCCTTCACTTTTCCACCCCAAGATTTCTTTGATTTGGCTTGAGGTGTTGATTTTTTCTGGCCTTTCAGTTTCCAAACATGGATGGCAGCTTCTATTCTGTTTGCCACTTCAAGTGTGTGGTGCTCAGATGATAGATCCAAGCAATCTAGGAGACATTCTGGTGAGAACTGCTCAGCTGTTATGTATCGGTAAATTATCTCACCCAAGCAAGATTTACCACTCTGCAGAAAAGATAAGATATTAGACTAGGTGAATCACTATGGAAATATCCACATGCACTCATATTACTGGAGACAAGCTATGCTGGACCAAAGAAAACTATGCACCATTCGCAGACAAAACACAGAGTGGGGATGTCAACAGTGATTTGAAGAACTGAGAAGAGcaatcacatgcttgatctatAGATTTAATACACACATTCATATTAAATTACACGGATGCATTATAAAGATGATTATACCTTCAAAAGAACACGAGTTGCTAAAAGAACTGACATGAGCAGTCACATGCTTGAGCGAGAAAATGCAGAATTGACATATGACAGGTACGCGGTACGCCCCAGTATCGAAAAAGAGGGAAAGAAATGCCTTGATACATGCAGTGACAATACTACAAATGCTAAACTCATTCAAAAGGCCAGTATTTGTTCACCTAATTATCTGCAGTTCTACATGACCTTAACTTTAATCACTGCCAGactcaacttttatttagggaAAGCTAATTAAACATCTTTCTGAAATTGCAATATGCACTAAACCAAGTTGGTCTAGAAAATTTAAGAGAAGTCCTAGCATATGAGAGTCTATCTAAGGACACAAGAATTAGCTTTTTCCATACCAAGAACAAAGTGATTAGACTAGAAACATTCAGGCCTTCAAAAAGAAGCATTTATAATCCCGCACAACATGACATATTTActcttaatgaaatacaagaGGGAATATAGTTATAGCTTTTTAAGCTTTTCCCTATCAGGCTATCATATTCCAGTCATCAATTAATTCCTCATGACACTAATAACTGGAGATACCACGGGCTTGCATTGGAAATAAAATGGGTTAGAACCTAGAATTGATGACAGCTAGAGTGACAACACTTGCTCATGCAAAAAAACAAAGCATTGCCATAACTGATGCCCAACACCTTCACTCGACAAACTGTACTAAAATACATTAACTGAGCTCTCCATTTACACGTATATGATAGGAAGTGAGTGGTCCCTTTCACAAGGATTTATGCAATTGGTCCTATTTTTACCAGGGATTGAAGTACAATATAGCAAGCACACCACATGGATAGCAAGAGATATAGCTGGTACCAGTGAATTATTTTACCTTGGGCAGTGTCTCCAGGTACACTTCGGGGATTTCCATCTCGGCCAGCACATCGCTGTTAATCGCCATGGCCGCCTTCAGTATTTGGTTTGCACAATCCCTGCTCTGCTGCAGCTTCCTCCTCGCATCCTCGGACAGCCCCTTGGGCGGCACTCGTGGGCAGGGCAACCACCACTTCTCCTCCTGCCGCACCGACGGCCGGCCAcaagacgaggaggaggaggacgacgggaACGGCCCCCCGCTGTCCTCGACCATAACCCCCCTGTCCACGTACCAGAACTCGGTCCCCTTGAACCCGTCAATCATGGCGAGGAGCATGGCGTCGAGCTTCTTGAGCGCGGGGAGATTCATGTAGAGGTCGCTGCGCGGGCGCGGGACCATGACCTCGAACTGGCCGCCGCCTTCGGGGAGCTCCTGGATGGAGGGGGTGAGCTCGACGATGGAGTCCGCGACGGAGAGCAGCCACTCCATCTCCCGCGTCCACATAGCCTTCCTCGCCGTCGCGAGCGGCTCCAGCCTCCAGAGCTCGCCGAACACGGTGGCTGGACGACAGGAATCGGGAAAGGAAAACCATCAGGAATCCGGGCAATGCGGGTGGAGGAGTAgcactgcggcggcggcgggccgtgGGCGCGAGCGTACCGGAGAGGTTGGTGATGGCGTTGGAGATGGCGAGCGCGGTGCAGACGCCCTTGCCGCTGCCGGACATGTCCTCGCCGAGCAGGAGCTTCGCGAAGCGCTCCTTCATCATGTCGATCTCTGGCGCCACAGAACCGGAAGGCAAGAACAAGAACTTGCTGTGAGAGGAAAGAACAAGAGGGGATTTTGGAGCGAGATCTAAGCAAAAGCGGAGAGGGGGCCGCTTACCGGAGAGGTCGAAGGCCGGCTTGGAGAGGTAGAAGGCGGCGGCCGATGCCGGGGTGgggagcgaggaggaggaggacgcgaGGCGGGAGACGGTGGCGGAGGCCGACGAGGAGGAGGCGAAGCGGCGGGTGGTGGGCGCGGAGCAGTCGCTGGAGGTCTCGGACTCGCTGACGTCGGCGCTGAGGCTGTAGCTCCCGCTGCAGCGGTCCGAGGCGGCCTCGTCCTCCGACGCGCTCGCCATTGCTGCGGCGGCGGGGTGGCTAAGCTAACTAGGCGCTGTGGCGGTGGAGAGGGAATCGCATCTGGGAGTGGGAGGAGGGAGGGGAAAGCGATGGGAGCACAGGGCAGAGGTGCAGGAGGAGGGCGAGCGAGCACACTGCCTCCGACTGCGCTGCTTCCTCTATTTGTTTATTCCTTTCTCTCCGAGCACCCCGTTTGCTTTTTAGTGCTAATCTCGTTTGAACGTGGGTTAGCGGTGGTGCTAATGATGCTTAGATGCTAGTGGAGTGTCCGTGCTTTGTATTTCTGTAGTACCACTGTTTATCCCTAGTGAGCATCGTATTTATGTAGTCGGCCTGTTGGCtgtggttggtttctgggctggtttgggctgactggtgctggtttattgtgagaggaaaacactattggctggctggtttaggctggctgaaaccaacaagcgaacaagctACTGTATGTGCGTACGTCATGTAGCTTTTTTTTTTTACAGGTGTCTGCTCACTTCTCGCACAGGTGTGTGTGAGCTTGAACCGAGTACTATGTTGAGCAGCTGCTGCTGGGTGCTGGGTCATGTCAGCACTAGTTGGCCTCAACTTAGGCCCGTTCGCTGGCAGAATTTtaactgaaactggctgaaaaatactattctggttgAATTatcgtgaaagaaaaacactatttccgtCAAAAAAAGAAACCGAACCAGCTGAATATGGGTTAAGCCGAACGGAACCTTGGTTTTGTGTTGTAGTATTTATCCAAGAGCCAGATAAAATGGGTTTGTCGGTCGACAGCACACTCTCAGCCACTTTTGCTTCTAATTTTTGGAAATAAACAATTGTGAGATGGTCTTATTTTAGTCAAATACTACTATTTTGGACCTCATTGGCGACCGGTAACAAATGGAGCAAACATAAAACCATGTTGGGATTGGAAAACCGAGCGAGCCACAAGGATGGAGAAGCAGCAGACGACGGATTTTGGTTTGGCGGGCGTTGGCGCAAGCCGGCAAAAAGCGAACGACCCACACCCACACGGGGCCAGGAATCAGAAGCTGACGAGGGGGACCACCACCGGCACCAGCAGGCAGCAGCGGCGGCAGGTGAGGTGGGCACGCGCGTCAGCCGTCCGCGCGGGGCGGTTGGGTTTTTACGGAACGGAGACGGGGAGTTGACGGGTGGGGCCACGGTCGCGCGTGACAAGGAGGCGCGGGCCCGCGTGTCGGCTTCATTCATTGTTGCCCCCTGGGGAAAAAAGCTTGACCGGGGTGAAGACGAGTTGAATGGGGGGTGGTTTTCCTTGACTATACTCTTGCTTTGGTTTTAGCAGCATACGGATGTCTTGTTTTTTGGGGTACTCGAGAATGACTCCCCGTCTCTCCGAATCTTGCTGAAGGTACTGTGTTGATAACGAGGGAGGGAAGACCGGGGAGAACGTACATCCTGTCGAGTGAAATGTGTTTAGGGGTTGCATAAGTTAGGTGACTGAAAATCAATGATTTATAAGTCATgactgtttggttgtagatgacttataagctcatcctgttaagtgaaaggtgtgggccTCACGCGGAAAAGggtggcttataagttttaagcagagGTGAACCAGCTTATTTCTTATAAGCAGGAGTGACTTATAAATTGATGATGTTTCACAAAATCAAttcacttatttcactttttaacttataagtagatcACTTATTTGGAACGAACGTACCATTAACACGCTGCAGGCGCAGTCAACGTAGCAGTAGTAGTACAGTACCGCCGGTGAAGTGAAGTCGTAACGGTAAAAAAATCTGTAAATTCTGCGGGAGCCGACTGCTGCATCGTCGTCCTTCCCGTCAGCAGGGAACGGCCCGGGGTTAAAAACGTACTGTACGAGGGGacgaggcggccacggccaagGAACGGTCAACCTGGTGAGGAACCGTGAAAACAAAGCATGTACATGTATACGTATTGGTTACGTCGTTTGTATGAACACAGCGTAGTAGTAGGAGTGTACTCCGTATACGTCTTGGTGCAGAGCCGACGAGAACAGCGATGAACCGGCCCCGCGCGCACGGCCGGCCGTAGGTGTTGGTGTAGCTGTGGGGCCCTCGGGATGCGAGCCGAGCCCTGGGCGCAATGATATGCACCCATCCAACAGTTGGCCATGCACCATGATTGTGGTTTGGGATCACGCTCCATCGCCACCTCGCTCGCTCCCACGTTCCATCAGATTATTAGCCCAAAAAAAAGGCGTTTATTTGCAAGTTGCAACAACCGCGTCCCGGCAGCTAAGCTAGCGCTTGTTGCGAAAACAGAAGAAGCACGCACCGTACCGCGCACTCATTAGCGCGTCACGCACACAAGTACCAGTGCACGCTATTGCTGTGGGACAACAACAAAGTGGTATGGATGGGGATGGGACGATAAAGTATGGATGGGGATGGGACGATAAAGGAGACGGCCGTCGtcgcgcggcgccggcgccgcgaaATGATAGCGCTGAATACTGATGCGTGATTTCTGCATGCTTAAGAGTTAGCGGCCACGCCATGGGCCGCATGGCCCCCGGCAGGCATCATTGCCGTAGCCGACGCCCGACGACGGAGAGTCAGAGAGCAACAAATATACGGTAGTAGTACTGTATTATTAACCGATGGAGCGATCCGCGCTTTCGTCTGCAAGCGTGATCACGTGTGCACACCGGCTTATGATTAAGCAGCCTAATCTATCCAACTAATCCAAGTAGTACGTACTCTACGCGAGTTGGGCCGTTGGGGTGTCGTCGTCTCTGGGATTTGGTGCGTCTGGTCTTGGTCTGTCTAACCCACCCACCCTCCCACGTATCCAAGCATCCAAAGTATCGAACCAGCACCTGTACGCTACGGGCCCCACTGACCTTCGTTTCCCCAATGCCCCAAGACCACGGGCCATGGACCATGCGCGAGCACGGGGCCGTGGGCTGTGGCCCGCCCGGCGATGGTATCCACCAATCTACAATGCATTTGTACACACCACACGCGGCTGCGGATTTGTAAAGAAGTACTGCTACTTAGTTTGTgcgaaaaaaaatattattttaactaaaaatttacgatcatttcaACACGCCAAAGCGAAACGAACATGCTGCAGGAGGCGACGGACGGACATACCGTCACCTCCACGGCTCCACCTAACCTACCTCTGTAGGGTCCTGTGCGGCTGTTTGTGTGTCTCCCCAAAACCAAAAGCCGCCGGCACGACATGAGCAGCAGGAACCGAGCATGGAGAATGACCGACGCACCAAGATAGGAACAGGACTGTAGGAGTAGCTCGCTGGGGGCGCTACTGCAAGTCTGCAGCAGGGCTCCTGCTTCCTCAACCACCTCCCTACCTAGCTACTAGTGTAAAAGAAAATGCAATTATAGGTTTAACCcatgctatttttttttcttaagtTGGATAAACTCTACTTTAAACAGTATCAGTATTTGTGTGTCCAAATAGATTGACCATAAGAATATATTACATGATTAATAAATATACTATAAATGTTTGTATTTTTAATAGGCGTGGTTCTAAAATTACATGACTCTTAAAAAAAGAAAATTACACTTATTTTAAGACCGGGAGGAGTACCTCCTACGAGCACCTGCAAACAATTTCCTATGCTCGCCTTCTTTTTGTTTCTGCTTATTTATTCCATCCTATAAAGAGTGCCATTTTCACTTTTTCaagaagtcaaatatttttatcTTTAAACAAATgtaataaaaatataaatatttatggtgtataattagtatcgttagatgaatcgttaaatatattttcatgataaACGTATTTGAAGACACAAAcattgctaatatttttttaataaatctagtcaaacttaagaaaatttGATCATTACGAATTCCATAACGACACTCTTTTTAGACAGAGGGAATAGGGTGAAAAGTATATTGCAGCACCTGTAGCTGAACCCACCGTGGGTTAGCGCTGCCAACAGACCTGCTGCTGCTATGCTATCAACAAAAATTAGCATTAACTCCCTCCATTACATATTATAGGTCACTTTAGTTTTGTCAAATTCGCTAGATacaatttttaaaaaataaactaTGTGTGAAGTCTATTTATGTTTCAACTTTCAACTTGTATGGTAGTGCGATTTTCAATCCTGAACTACAAAATCAGGTAGCAGATGCTCTCTAAATTTTTTTGGTCTACTAACTGGTTTAAAGGAGAGGTTTTTGTTTTTTTCCTCTAAAGGAACTATTTTAACCTCTAACATTGATAGGCAACTTATCTAAAACATGAAACCAGTACCATTTTTTCTAAAGATGTTATCTATTTGTTAGTGCTGTAAAATTGATAGCCAATTTATCTTATAattcaaaaaaaagaaacaagTACCGAATCTTACTAAATTATACTCCTTCCATTTCACATTATATGACGTTTTGACTCTTTAAGatagatatatactatgtctagatacataacaaaaaaatatatatttagaaAACACAAAACATGGAGTATATAATAAAAACCGTGAattttagaaaagtcaaaacaaccTTTAAGTTAGAATGGAGTAAATGCCAATTAGGATCAGCGGGAAAACTAGAAACCGACATGACGACAATGGAACTTTGGCATTGCACTACTCATACATTCACACCATTGCAATGGTGCACTATTTAATTTCacgttaggccttgtttggatgcacatctATCCACATCAACCTACATGTGTTGAGGTGAATTGAAGTGGAAATTAGTTTAAGTTCTACTCTACTCCACCTCAATACATGTGGACTGAGGTGGATACATGTGCATACAAACAAGGTCTTACTATATTTTATTTCCACTAGACGTGTAAATAGGAGAAAAAGAAACATGGCTatggacatatatatatatatatatatatatatatatatatatatatatatatatatatatatatatatatatatatatatatgggccgTTGCCAATTGCCATCTACCACGACGGGTGGATGAACTATGCATGGACGCTGCAGAACACCACTGCGCGGTACAGCAGCGCGCCTTTGCGGCTCTGCATAAGTACCCACCAGTCAGTTACTGCTACACTAGGCTGCGAGACTGCTAACCATGCTGGCCACGCGCGTCTCCGAGCCCTGTTTCTTAAGCGTTGGCGTCACAGCCTGCAGGTTCCACGTCGTGGACGTTCCTCTGGTCCTCCGTTTCAGCTCTGCATGCAAAGGGAAAACAAATTTCCAGCTGCGTCAGCAATTAACCAGCGGCGCCGTACCGTTAGCTTCCCTTCCTGGCTTCCTGCACTTGTTCCCATCTCTTTTAGTTTTGCAACTTCTGGGATGGGAAAACACACGGCAGATCGATGCATTGTcggtttttttttcttatttgtgAGGATTAATTAGACCTTAAAAATTGTTGCTGATTCTCCTGTTTGCATCGACACTCATGGTGTCGGCTTGTAATAggcctttttttttttacttcttaGTAAGTACTTAATAAAGCATTAACGATGGGAAAGACACTGCTGAGCTTAGCTATAAGAAAATCTTGAAGCCCAAAAGTCGACCATGAGTGAtccaaacagatgtagagcctttTTGGCATGGCTTATGTCGGCTTcgtctattttgcgcaaatcgagacATTGTAGCGTGAAGCCATTTTGTAagtcggggttaaaatgaactagaagccgaaaaagccagtttttctggcttcaccggctttggcttcatcggtgaagccgttttgaatAAGCCGTGCCAAATGAGGCCGTAGAGTAGCTTCGTTCTTATTCTTTTGAGGCGGGATATATGTATATACGTGTAGCTAGGTTTCACTTTTCTGTGGGATCAAACCAAACAAATCAAACAACGAGAAGCTGATGGTGAGCAGCCCCTGATCCCTGATGGTGGGCTAACGAGCTGTGTAATATTTTTTTGACACTGGTCCTTCTAGTTTGTGGCGATGACAACGGATGTGGTCCCATCATATCTGCACAAACACAATACTCCTTCCAAAGTCACTCCCGAAAACAGGGATTGTCTTGTCACCTATCTTACCATGAGCAATGGACCTGCTACCTGTATCGTCAGTCCAGCTATGAAAATCTGTGTTTTTAGTTACCGAACTTAATTAGTGGACCTCACGTGAGCTATGGAAGAGCTTATAGACGGATATATTATACCTAACCTCAAGTCGACTACGACCGTACATGTTTAATAATTGTTCTTTTGTTTCACAAGATCATCTATTTGGTagcttttttttctctctctgcaCGGCTCCACGCAGCTCTCCTGTTCGCGCAGCTACGAGAATACGATATGGTACAACCAAAATGAGCTGCTCTTGCCAAACCACAAACGAAATACCATGTTCGCTAGTCTAaaacttagctgaaactggctgaaaacactgttctgactgaattgctgtgagaaaaaaaactatttcgactaaaaaaagaagccgaacaagtcgaatatggggtaagccgaacagaacTATAGTCAGGAAAAAGTGGCCAGTCTCGTCGCTGCCGCTACGCAGGTCCCATATATCATACCTGGTGCTGAAAGCGTAAGCGAAGCTTTATCTTTTGGTACAAATCTCTGTCGTCCGTCAGATTCTTTCTCCAGATTCTCTTCgttaagccatggctaaaagtaccgttgactaatttattgtgagagaaaaatattgttcattgactAAAAAAATACGGTTTACAaatcaaacgaacagggcgatgaTCTTGATCACGTATTCCCTCGAGTCCCAGCAGCCTCCGCGGGCAAAGCAGAGGCAGCAGACTGGCAGGAGCACGTAATCACTTTTATGAATGACAGTACCCAGTCTGATGCTGGATTGGTCACGGGCTGACGTTTGATAGACCAACGATGGCGCGTAACAGACTCGAGTCTCTTGGtttgaaagtttttttttttttactggaGAGGCCAAAGCCCCCTACAGGGATTTTATTTAGCTAATAAAAACAAGCAAGCAAGCAGTACAGAGTAGTGTTCAGGAAACAAAGAAAGAATGGTTTGAAACCTTTTCTTTACCCCGACTTAACAACACAGCAATTTCTTATCGAGTACAGTACGAATGTGTTATGTGCAGACCCGTACAAGACTTCTGGCTATCATTACAGTGGCAGCCCACCTCGTGCAGCAACTCTCAATTTATCACAACCAATGCTTTCAGCGGGCACCAAATAAGAAACAAATTCTTTTACCTACAATGATGAGGGGATGTGTTGGAGCAACACGTATCCAGAGAGCACGGCACAGTTCCGCTCCTTCACCTTCG
Above is a genomic segment from Miscanthus floridulus cultivar M001 chromosome 3, ASM1932011v1, whole genome shotgun sequence containing:
- the LOC136546690 gene encoding rop guanine nucleotide exchange factor 1-like, with product MASASEDEAASDRCSGSYSLSADVSESETSSDCSAPTTRRFASSSSASATVSRLASSSSSLPTPASAAAFYLSKPAFDLSEIDMMKERFAKLLLGEDMSGSGKGVCTALAISNAITNLSATVFGELWRLEPLATARKAMWTREMEWLLSVADSIVELTPSIQELPEGGGQFEVMVPRPRSDLYMNLPALKKLDAMLLAMIDGFKGTEFWYVDRGVMVEDSGGPFPSSSSSSSCGRPSVRQEEKWWLPCPRVPPKGLSEDARRKLQQSRDCANQILKAAMAINSDVLAEMEIPEVYLETLPKSGKSCLGEIIYRYITAEQFSPECLLDCLDLSSEHHTLEVANRIEAAIHVWKLKGQKKSTPQAKSKKSWGGKVKGLVGDKEKSNTLSERADGLLQSLRLRYPGLPQTSLDMNKIQYNKDVGQSILESYSRVLESLAFNIIARIDDVIYVDDATKKSAAAESVSIFNRGTGVPVQKRISPSPFSIQNTPYASPFATPTFCSSTPVTGSPGRVQPLLNKNNLGTQEIKVEKLFSGDLEKVWTYAGNLSARKDAGDAPERD